A single region of the Idiomarinaceae bacterium HL-53 genome encodes:
- a CDS encoding CBS domain-containing protein, with translation MRSLKVSEYMNRHPITFTPSMAIEDAVSRLLGAQQSGGPVINERRELIGFLSEQDCIMMMLEGTYHQEQSATVADCMSKHAPVTVSDEMAIVDLAQQLGSGKPKLYPVVDEMNCLVGVINRTDILRAIDLHLQDAYAKH, from the coding sequence ATGCGCTCATTAAAAGTAAGCGAATACATGAACAGACATCCGATTACGTTTACGCCTTCCATGGCGATAGAGGACGCTGTCAGCCGCCTACTCGGAGCGCAACAAAGCGGTGGGCCGGTAATTAATGAACGCCGTGAGTTGATCGGTTTTCTCTCTGAGCAAGACTGTATCATGATGATGCTGGAGGGAACCTATCACCAAGAACAGAGCGCGACCGTAGCTGATTGTATGAGTAAGCATGCGCCGGTAACAGTGAGTGATGAAATGGCGATTGTGGATCTTGCACAACAACTAGGCTCCGGTAAGCCAAAGCTTTATCCTGTTGTTGATGAAATGAATTGTCTAGTCGGCGTGATTAACCGCACGGATATATTGCGAGCGATTGATTTACACTTGCAGGATGCTTACGCGAAGCATTGA
- a CDS encoding ATP-dependent helicase HrpA — MKSLLSLLPECRSTDRFRLRRQILNLKQNASSEQLQALQAEIEKSRAAVSEKRASFPKIQFPEALPVVQERTKIMETIAQHQVVVVAGETGSGKTTQLPKILLEMGYGAAGLIGHTQPRRLAARSVAQRIADELGERGQSLVGHKIRFQDETSDSTSVKLMTDGILLAELQNDRFLNAYDVIIIDEAHERSLNIDFLLGVLHQLLEKRPDLKLIITSATIETDKFSKHFNHAPVLEVSGRTYPVEMRYRPLERVIEQEGEQRTIVTDFDEAVIDAIDELWRDALGDILIFLSGEREIRDLAEVLSKHYAQNCVQPEIIPLFARLSAQEQNRVFQSHQQVRIVLATNVAETSLTVPGIRYVIDSGLARISRYSYRSKVQRLPVEPISQASANQRAGRCGRLGPGICIRLYSEADFQSRPEFTDPEILRTNLASVILQMASLKLGDIRSFPFLQKPDERFINDGLRLLEELQAIKPKRKGQRGNLQLTPVGRQLGRLPVDPKLAKMIIAATERNCLREVLVITAALSIQDPRERPLDAQQKSDQLHQRFQHESSDFLSFLKLWDYLQSVQKEVSKSQFRKRCKQEFIHYLRVREWQDLYAQLRFTARELGFRLGEEPANEDHIHQALLSGLLSQVGTRDEKFEYLGARQTKFYLFPGSVLFKSKPKWVMSAELVETSRLYARNNAQIHVDWLEPLAQHLVKRNYHEPFYAKKQGAVVANEQVTLFGLLIVPNRKIQFGRIDPVVAREIFIKEALVHGGIKSPPDFVRKNQEVIEEIHTLEAKSRRRDLLVDEFALFSAYERHIPEGIFDDRSLHAWWKGLNKDQQAVLFFTESDLLQQDTSHVQEAQYPDVWQQGAMRIPIEYVFEPSADNDGVNVDIPLAALTQIEDNGFDWQVPGLRAELVTSWIKSLPKKWRRNFVPAPEYAKAILASAEPCSGSLLDAMTKELKRMSGLEIPRSEWNIEAIPKHLRIHFRIRNEKNEVVTQGNDLSALKLQLAGEVKDKLSETAGKKVEQEGLVAWNFGALPAPVEKRQGAFTIKAFPALQDEGKSVAIRVFDSEEKARLAHRKGVLKLLYLQCASPVKYLQQSLPEKAKLAMYFNPWGKIEALIEDCIYAAIDSLVGVEDIVSEVQFNEALHGIKGELNEKTLGIAKDVQMCLWLGHEINKKTKGKIPLAQARSYADIKEHLETLIFPGFVSEFGVLRLADIQRYLRGLQSRIEKLEADPNRDRLRVLQVEKIESAWKEAMNSGENDVALAEFRWHIEEFRVSLFAQQLGTAFPVSEQRLSQTLKSLSARG; from the coding sequence ATGAAGTCTTTGTTGTCCTTGCTACCAGAATGTCGCTCCACCGATCGTTTTCGTTTGCGTCGTCAAATTCTCAATTTAAAACAAAATGCTTCTTCTGAGCAGTTGCAAGCATTGCAAGCGGAGATCGAAAAATCGCGGGCGGCGGTCAGCGAAAAGCGTGCAAGTTTTCCAAAGATTCAGTTCCCAGAAGCACTTCCTGTTGTCCAAGAGCGTACAAAGATTATGGAGACGATCGCACAACATCAGGTCGTTGTGGTGGCAGGGGAAACCGGTTCTGGAAAAACCACGCAATTACCCAAAATCCTCTTAGAAATGGGGTATGGTGCAGCGGGTTTGATCGGGCATACACAACCACGGCGGCTCGCGGCACGATCTGTTGCGCAGCGTATCGCAGATGAGCTTGGTGAACGTGGCCAAAGCCTTGTCGGGCATAAGATTCGGTTTCAGGATGAAACAAGTGACTCTACGTCAGTAAAATTAATGACCGATGGTATTTTGCTCGCTGAGTTGCAAAATGACCGATTTTTGAATGCGTATGACGTGATCATTATTGATGAGGCGCATGAACGTAGCCTCAACATTGATTTCTTACTTGGCGTTCTGCATCAACTCCTCGAAAAGCGACCTGATTTAAAGTTGATTATCACTTCGGCGACTATCGAAACCGATAAGTTTTCAAAGCATTTTAATCATGCGCCGGTGTTAGAAGTTTCAGGTCGAACTTACCCGGTTGAAATGCGCTACCGACCACTCGAACGAGTCATCGAACAAGAAGGTGAGCAACGTACGATTGTGACGGACTTCGATGAAGCAGTCATTGATGCAATCGATGAGCTTTGGCGAGATGCGTTGGGCGATATCTTAATTTTCTTAAGCGGCGAACGAGAGATTCGAGACCTAGCCGAGGTACTTAGTAAACACTATGCACAAAACTGCGTGCAGCCAGAGATTATTCCTCTATTTGCGAGGTTATCGGCACAAGAACAAAATCGTGTGTTCCAGTCGCATCAACAGGTTCGAATTGTGTTAGCGACGAACGTCGCTGAAACATCGCTGACGGTGCCCGGAATTCGCTATGTAATTGACTCGGGACTGGCTCGTATCAGTCGGTATAGCTATCGCTCCAAAGTGCAGAGGCTTCCGGTAGAACCTATTTCACAAGCGAGTGCAAACCAAAGAGCGGGGCGCTGCGGTCGTCTCGGTCCAGGCATTTGTATCAGGTTATATAGTGAAGCAGACTTTCAAAGTCGCCCTGAATTCACTGATCCCGAAATACTGCGTACTAATTTAGCGTCCGTTATTTTGCAAATGGCCAGCTTAAAACTTGGTGATATCCGTAGCTTTCCGTTTTTACAAAAGCCAGATGAGCGTTTTATCAATGACGGCCTTCGTTTACTCGAGGAACTGCAAGCAATTAAGCCTAAACGAAAGGGCCAACGAGGAAACTTGCAGCTCACGCCAGTGGGCAGACAACTGGGTCGATTACCGGTTGACCCTAAATTAGCTAAGATGATTATTGCTGCAACAGAACGAAATTGTTTGCGAGAAGTCCTGGTGATTACTGCGGCACTTAGCATTCAAGATCCGCGTGAACGCCCGTTAGATGCGCAGCAAAAATCAGATCAACTGCATCAGCGTTTTCAGCATGAATCTTCAGATTTTCTCAGCTTTCTTAAACTTTGGGATTATCTTCAGAGCGTTCAAAAAGAAGTATCGAAAAGCCAATTTAGGAAGCGGTGTAAGCAAGAATTTATTCATTATCTGCGCGTACGGGAGTGGCAAGACCTCTATGCACAGTTGCGCTTTACCGCGCGGGAATTGGGCTTTAGGCTAGGCGAAGAGCCTGCAAATGAAGACCATATTCATCAGGCGCTTTTGTCTGGGTTGCTCTCACAGGTGGGTACTCGAGATGAGAAATTTGAATATCTCGGCGCAAGGCAAACGAAGTTCTATCTTTTTCCTGGTTCTGTGTTGTTTAAATCAAAACCAAAATGGGTGATGTCGGCTGAGTTAGTTGAAACGTCGCGTTTGTACGCTCGTAATAATGCGCAGATTCATGTGGACTGGCTAGAGCCTCTTGCTCAGCACCTCGTGAAGAGAAACTACCATGAGCCTTTTTATGCGAAAAAGCAGGGCGCTGTGGTGGCAAACGAGCAAGTCACTTTATTTGGTTTGTTAATTGTCCCGAATCGAAAAATTCAATTTGGTCGCATCGATCCTGTGGTGGCACGAGAGATCTTTATCAAAGAGGCGCTGGTTCATGGTGGAATCAAGTCGCCGCCGGATTTTGTGCGTAAGAATCAGGAAGTGATCGAAGAAATTCATACTTTAGAAGCGAAATCGCGTCGGCGAGATTTGTTAGTGGATGAGTTTGCTTTATTCAGTGCTTATGAACGTCATATCCCTGAAGGCATTTTTGACGATCGGAGTTTACATGCTTGGTGGAAAGGATTGAACAAAGACCAACAAGCGGTGTTATTTTTCACAGAGAGCGATTTATTGCAACAAGACACGTCGCATGTTCAAGAAGCTCAGTATCCGGATGTTTGGCAGCAAGGTGCAATGCGAATTCCGATCGAATATGTGTTTGAGCCCAGTGCTGATAACGATGGTGTGAACGTCGATATTCCGTTAGCAGCACTCACACAAATTGAAGATAACGGGTTCGATTGGCAAGTTCCGGGTCTTCGCGCTGAGTTGGTGACGTCGTGGATTAAGTCGTTGCCTAAGAAATGGCGAAGAAACTTCGTTCCAGCACCGGAATATGCAAAGGCGATTCTTGCCAGTGCAGAGCCGTGCTCAGGTTCTTTGTTAGATGCAATGACGAAAGAGTTGAAACGCATGAGTGGGCTGGAGATACCGCGCTCGGAATGGAATATTGAAGCGATTCCAAAGCATTTGCGTATACATTTTCGGATTCGTAACGAAAAGAATGAGGTGGTTACACAGGGGAATGACCTATCTGCGTTAAAATTACAACTTGCCGGGGAAGTAAAAGATAAATTGTCTGAAACTGCGGGCAAAAAAGTGGAGCAAGAGGGCTTAGTGGCTTGGAATTTTGGCGCATTGCCCGCGCCCGTGGAGAAGCGACAAGGCGCGTTCACTATTAAAGCATTTCCAGCACTGCAGGATGAAGGCAAGTCGGTTGCAATTCGCGTGTTTGATTCTGAAGAAAAAGCACGGTTAGCGCACCGAAAGGGCGTTTTGAAACTCTTATATTTACAGTGTGCCTCGCCCGTTAAATATTTGCAGCAGTCCCTACCGGAAAAAGCGAAGCTAGCCATGTATTTTAATCCATGGGGGAAAATCGAGGCGCTTATTGAAGATTGTATTTATGCCGCCATCGATAGCTTAGTTGGGGTTGAGGACATTGTGAGTGAAGTGCAGTTTAATGAGGCGCTTCATGGTATCAAAGGCGAACTAAATGAAAAGACTTTAGGCATCGCAAAAGACGTGCAAATGTGTCTTTGGCTAGGGCATGAAATTAATAAGAAGACGAAAGGAAAGATTCCTTTGGCGCAAGCCCGGTCCTATGCGGATATTAAGGAGCATTTAGAAACTTTAATTTTTCCTGGTTTTGTCTCAGAATTTGGAGTGTTAAGGCTTGCCGATATTCAAAGGTATCTGCGTGGTTTGCAATCACGTATAGAGAAACTAGAGGCCGATCCGAATCGTGATCGCTTACGCGTGTTGCAAGTTGAAAAAATAGAAAGCGCTTGGAAAGAGGCGATGAACAGCGGTGAGAATGATGTGGCCTTAGCCGAATTTCGTTGGCATATCGAGGAGTTTAGAGTGTCATTATTCGCTCAACAGTTGGGCACTGCGTTTCCTGTTTCAGAACAGCGCCTCAGTCAAACGTTAAAGAGCTTGAGCGCGAGGGGATGA